The following proteins come from a genomic window of Nautilia profundicola AmH:
- the mtaB gene encoding tRNA (N(6)-L-threonylcarbamoyladenosine(37)-C(2))-methylthiotransferase MtaB: MKIFIKTFGCRSNLYDSEVMKNILKQNAEIVYSENEADIIIVNSCTVTNFADRDLRQYINKWQSKNIMLTGCAAYTQGEELFKQGKVKTVLGHKYKETIDKYIAFQGVELGDFDFINQKIITEYTKAKAFVKIQEGCDFECAYCIIPSVRGHSRSLPENIILEQIKTLSQNGISEFVLTGINMGSYGKDTNTTLSELIEKISKIRGVKRIRLGSLEPSQLDERLIELTQNGILEKHLHIALQHTSDRMLRIMKRRNRVKQTLELFENLANKGIALGTDFIVGHPGETEEIWQEALKNFKKYPLTHIHIFRFTPRDGTHSATLTQNVKGDVAKKRAKILDEIVKRNNYNFRIKNKIPLTVHVENYKNGFYEGYDEFYNRMMIKSDKNIKGNWMKINDYEIKDVNYAQIK, from the coding sequence ATGAAAATATTTATTAAAACATTTGGATGTAGAAGTAACCTTTATGACAGTGAGGTTATGAAAAATATTCTTAAACAAAATGCGGAAATTGTTTATAGTGAAAATGAAGCGGATATTATAATTGTAAATTCTTGTACGGTAACAAATTTTGCCGACAGAGATCTTAGACAGTATATAAATAAGTGGCAGAGTAAAAATATTATGTTAACAGGTTGTGCGGCATATACCCAAGGGGAGGAGCTGTTTAAGCAGGGGAAAGTAAAAACTGTGCTCGGACATAAATATAAAGAAACAATTGATAAATATATCGCTTTTCAAGGTGTTGAATTAGGTGATTTTGATTTTATCAACCAAAAAATTATAACCGAATATACTAAAGCCAAAGCTTTTGTTAAAATACAAGAAGGATGTGATTTTGAGTGTGCATATTGTATTATACCCAGTGTGAGAGGGCATTCAAGGTCACTGCCTGAAAATATAATTTTAGAACAGATAAAAACACTTTCACAAAATGGTATTAGTGAATTTGTACTGACGGGTATTAATATGGGGAGTTACGGGAAAGATACAAACACTACACTTTCCGAATTAATAGAAAAAATTTCAAAGATAAGAGGGGTTAAAAGAATAAGATTAGGTAGTTTGGAACCAAGTCAGCTTGATGAGAGGTTGATAGAGCTTACTCAAAACGGAATACTTGAAAAACATCTTCATATTGCATTGCAGCACACAAGTGACAGAATGCTTAGAATCATGAAAAGAAGAAATAGAGTAAAACAGACGCTTGAGTTATTTGAAAACCTTGCAAACAAAGGTATAGCGTTAGGTACGGATTTTATTGTTGGTCATCCTGGGGAAACGGAAGAAATATGGCAAGAAGCACTTAAAAATTTTAAAAAATATCCTTTAACGCATATACATATTTTCAGATTTACTCCAAGAGACGGAACCCATTCTGCTACACTCACACAGAATGTTAAAGGAGATGTTGCTAAAAAACGTGCTAAAATTTTAGATGAGATTGTAAAAAGAAATAATTATAATTTCAGAATAAAAAATAAAATTCCATTAACAGTACACGTTGAAAATTATAAAAACGGTTTTTATGAAGGATATGATGAGTTTTATAATAGAATGATGATAAAATCGGATAAAAATATAAAAGGAAACTGGATGAAAATAAACGATTATGAAATAAAGGATGTAAATTATGCACAAATCAAGTAA
- a CDS encoding AAA family ATPase, producing the protein MHKSSKNTLIVSVLIGILIALLIFASLKGDGLDAKTLINQIVAVVIVFGFFILLIVLLRRVVPNTQQPPQQVQVQMDTGIEKDFVIKPTTSNVTFDDVAGISEVKEELVEIVDFLKNPDKYKAFGIELPKGVLLVGPPGVGKTLIAKALAGEAGVPFFYQSGSSFVQMYVGVGAKRVRDLFTKAKATAPSIIFIDEIDAIGKSRGNLRNDEREATLNQLLTEMDGFEGSSGVIVIGATNKVELLDEALLRPGRFDRRIYVELPGLKDRIEILKVHLKNKPFKGSLENIAKMTVGFSGAALASLVNEASIYALKKGKHFVEEEDFYAVKDKVLVGKKRLQTYNPKEKEILSYYQACKAVIAEWLSVDFERISLVKDDFKEEDKEIVSKTEMMNKIQVYLAGRVGVEDKFNEKYSNAHLDLKKARELAVKMIQDYAMGENIISDEGEVANILNEALNEVKVLYSSNLRMIEAVYHILLEKEVIHKEDFEKLKNEIF; encoded by the coding sequence ATGCACAAATCAAGTAAAAATACTTTAATAGTATCTGTTTTAATCGGGATTTTAATTGCATTACTGATTTTTGCATCTTTAAAAGGGGACGGGTTAGATGCCAAAACATTAATTAATCAGATAGTTGCTGTAGTAATTGTATTTGGCTTTTTTATATTGCTGATAGTTCTTTTAAGAAGAGTAGTTCCAAACACTCAGCAACCGCCTCAACAAGTTCAGGTACAGATGGATACTGGTATTGAAAAGGACTTTGTAATCAAACCAACCACTTCAAATGTAACGTTCGATGACGTTGCCGGAATAAGTGAAGTTAAAGAGGAGCTTGTAGAAATTGTGGATTTTTTAAAAAATCCTGATAAATATAAAGCATTCGGCATTGAATTACCAAAAGGTGTTCTTTTAGTCGGACCTCCTGGTGTCGGTAAAACGTTAATTGCTAAGGCGCTTGCCGGAGAAGCCGGAGTTCCGTTTTTTTACCAAAGCGGAAGCAGCTTCGTACAGATGTATGTAGGTGTCGGGGCTAAAAGGGTAAGAGATCTTTTTACAAAAGCGAAAGCAACTGCTCCGAGTATTATTTTTATAGATGAAATCGATGCGATAGGAAAAAGCAGGGGAAATTTAAGAAACGATGAAAGAGAAGCAACTTTAAACCAGCTACTAACCGAAATGGACGGTTTTGAAGGAAGCAGCGGTGTAATTGTAATAGGTGCCACTAACAAGGTTGAGCTTTTAGATGAAGCGCTTCTTAGACCGGGAAGATTCGATAGAAGAATTTATGTTGAATTGCCGGGACTTAAAGACAGAATTGAGATTTTAAAAGTTCATTTAAAAAACAAACCTTTTAAAGGCAGTCTTGAAAATATTGCAAAAATGACAGTCGGTTTTAGCGGGGCGGCTCTTGCGAGTCTTGTTAACGAAGCAAGTATTTATGCTCTAAAAAAAGGCAAACATTTCGTAGAAGAAGAAGATTTTTATGCGGTGAAGGATAAAGTTTTAGTAGGTAAAAAAAGACTTCAAACATACAACCCTAAAGAAAAAGAGATTTTAAGTTATTATCAGGCGTGTAAAGCTGTTATTGCTGAATGGCTAAGTGTGGACTTTGAAAGAATTTCGTTAGTAAAAGACGATTTTAAAGAAGAAGATAAAGAAATAGTTTCAAAAACGGAAATGATGAATAAAATACAGGTATATCTTGCAGGACGTGTAGGTGTGGAAGATAAATTTAATGAAAAATATTCAAATGCACATTTGGATTTAAAAAAAGCAAGGGAACTTGCCGTTAAGATGATCCAAGATTATGCAATGGGTGAAAATATCATTTCAGATGAGGGTGAGGTTGCTAATATTTTAAATGAAGCTCTTAATGAAGTAAAAGTTTTATATTCTTCGAATTTAAGAATGATTGAAGCTGTTTATCATATTTTATTGGAAAAAGAAGTTATTCATAAAGAAGATTTCGAAAAATTAAAAAATGAAATATTTTAA
- the bioV gene encoding pimelyl-ACP methyl ester esterase BioV yields the protein MKYFNGFCLKNEKKLFQNYIVEEEFVVAGFSYGAQRAVDYVINSSERVDKLQLLSPAYFNYPQKIIDLNINAFKLNKEKYIENFMKKAGFFNEKYITDCTVEDLNALFTFDWEKIKLIKNVKIEIFLGEFDKIISLKPAVDFFKNYGDVYLIKKANHFLRS from the coding sequence ATGAAATATTTTAACGGCTTTTGTCTAAAAAACGAAAAAAAACTTTTTCAAAACTATATAGTTGAGGAAGAGTTTGTAGTGGCTGGGTTTAGTTACGGAGCTCAACGAGCAGTTGATTATGTAATAAACAGTAGTGAAAGAGTAGATAAACTGCAGCTGCTTTCTCCTGCTTATTTTAATTATCCTCAAAAAATTATTGATTTAAATATCAATGCTTTTAAATTGAATAAAGAAAAATATATAGAAAATTTCATGAAAAAAGCAGGATTTTTTAATGAAAAATATATAACAGACTGTACTGTAGAGGATCTAAATGCTCTTTTTACTTTTGATTGGGAAAAAATAAAACTGATTAAAAATGTAAAAATAGAGATTTTTTTGGGAGAATTTGATAAAATCATTTCTTTAAAACCTGCCGTTGATTTTTTTAAAAATTACGGTGATGTATATTTAATAAAAAAAGCTAATCATTTCTTAAGGAGTTAA
- a CDS encoding calcium:proton antiporter — MDEPKHIFKEYWDIFVGFSALPLAIIFHLQGLSVFATLFAAIGIGALAVTISEIAEILAERFGEPFGSLILTFSAVLVEILILFMVVLEAKTHPEVVETVKNGIIATVIVDLNALLGIAVFVGGLSFKEQVHNEDTSASYTTILFVAAAMLLVPTTISIHSDQDSLFNASLIIATLLAIYYFFIFRFQTDTHVHFFKFKKRSRVKKYRREDEEDEDYYFDKKSNMFNIGFLVFLLVLIGMLSEIFANDGVNVFKSFGLTAGFVGILIAFVTVAPELFTAIRAAKNDEMQRVVNIAMGASTVSILLTVPSLIFLSLLVGVDLTLDFTPLQVGALILTILLVWKTTEDGETNYLEGLSHLMLFLSYAVIAIFY; from the coding sequence TTGGACGAACCCAAGCATATTTTTAAAGAATATTGGGATATTTTTGTAGGTTTTTCTGCACTGCCTCTTGCTATAATCTTTCATCTTCAAGGTTTAAGTGTTTTTGCTACGCTGTTTGCTGCAATAGGGATCGGAGCACTTGCTGTTACGATCAGTGAAATAGCTGAAATATTGGCTGAGCGTTTCGGAGAACCGTTTGGCAGCTTAATTCTTACTTTTAGCGCCGTATTAGTTGAAATATTAATACTTTTTATGGTTGTTTTGGAAGCGAAAACGCATCCTGAAGTAGTTGAAACAGTCAAAAACGGTATTATTGCAACCGTTATTGTTGATCTAAATGCTCTTTTAGGAATTGCGGTATTTGTAGGAGGGCTTAGTTTTAAAGAGCAGGTTCATAACGAGGATACCTCAGCAAGTTATACAACGATATTATTCGTTGCGGCTGCAATGCTTTTGGTACCTACAACCATTTCCATTCATTCCGATCAGGATTCTTTATTTAATGCAAGTTTGATAATTGCAACACTTCTTGCAATATATTATTTTTTCATTTTTAGATTTCAGACTGATACTCATGTTCATTTCTTTAAATTCAAAAAAAGAAGCAGGGTAAAAAAATACAGAAGAGAAGATGAAGAAGATGAAGATTATTATTTCGATAAAAAATCAAATATGTTTAATATCGGATTTTTAGTGTTTTTACTTGTTCTTATAGGTATGCTTTCGGAAATTTTTGCAAATGATGGTGTAAACGTATTTAAAAGTTTCGGACTTACTGCCGGGTTTGTCGGTATTTTAATTGCATTCGTTACAGTTGCGCCAGAATTGTTTACGGCGATTAGAGCGGCTAAAAACGATGAAATGCAAAGAGTGGTAAATATTGCTATGGGTGCGAGTACCGTTAGTATTCTTTTAACGGTACCTTCTCTTATTTTCCTTTCTTTACTTGTTGGAGTCGATTTGACTTTGGACTTTACCCCATTACAGGTAGGAGCGTTAATACTTACGATTTTACTTGTTTGGAAAACTACAGAAGACGGTGAGACAAACTATCTTGAAGGACTTTCACATTTAATGCTGTTTTTAAGTTACGCTGTTATAGCAATATTCTACTAA
- a CDS encoding TRAP transporter substrate-binding protein produces MDRRKFLKTAGVGAVAASTFTTNLYAKSTKTLKVCLSWPKTLPIMGEGILWYAKRVNELSGGSLKIKVYGANELVPALGVFDACSKGLIDGFHSGPYYWKGKNPAFSLFTAYPFGMIADEMMAWFDFGGGMEIWRELYAKYNLIPFKGGNTGNQMGGWFRKPIKSLADLKGLKMRIPGLGGEVMAALGVKPVNIPGGELYTALERGVIDATEWVGPALDTKMGFYKVAKYYYSGWHEPGTNLELTFNKRKFERLSKEQQAILESAANEMNARMLAQFQYENGVALKKIMEGKYGVHLGQFPDDVNEAAKRAIKKILEENANKNKDFARVYESIQKFFPTTRKWTDVGMKAYLDMRDSGFLV; encoded by the coding sequence ATGGATAGAAGAAAATTCCTTAAAACTGCTGGGGTAGGGGCTGTAGCTGCATCTACTTTTACAACAAATTTATATGCAAAAAGCACTAAAACATTAAAAGTATGTTTGTCATGGCCTAAAACATTGCCTATCATGGGTGAGGGTATATTATGGTATGCAAAAAGAGTTAATGAACTAAGTGGCGGAAGTTTAAAAATAAAAGTTTACGGAGCTAATGAATTAGTGCCGGCTCTTGGAGTTTTTGACGCTTGTTCAAAAGGACTGATAGACGGTTTCCACTCAGGACCGTATTATTGGAAAGGTAAGAATCCTGCGTTTAGTTTATTTACTGCGTATCCGTTCGGAATGATCGCTGATGAAATGATGGCTTGGTTTGATTTTGGCGGCGGAATGGAAATTTGGAGAGAGTTATATGCAAAATATAATTTAATTCCATTCAAAGGCGGTAACACTGGTAACCAGATGGGTGGATGGTTCAGAAAACCTATCAAGTCTTTAGCTGATCTTAAAGGTCTAAAAATGAGAATTCCTGGACTTGGTGGGGAAGTTATGGCAGCTCTTGGTGTTAAACCTGTAAATATTCCTGGAGGTGAATTATACACTGCTCTTGAAAGAGGTGTTATTGACGCAACTGAATGGGTAGGACCTGCTCTTGATACTAAAATGGGATTCTATAAAGTTGCTAAATATTACTATTCTGGATGGCATGAACCAGGAACAAACTTAGAATTAACATTTAACAAAAGAAAATTCGAAAGACTTTCAAAAGAACAACAAGCGATTCTTGAATCAGCGGCAAATGAAATGAATGCAAGAATGCTTGCGCAATTCCAATACGAAAACGGCGTAGCTCTTAAAAAAATCATGGAAGGTAAATACGGAGTTCATTTAGGTCAATTCCCTGATGATGTAAACGAAGCTGCAAAAAGAGCTATCAAAAAAATCTTAGAAGAAAATGCAAATAAAAACAAAGACTTCGCAAGAGTTTATGAATCAATTCAAAAATTCTTCCCAACAACAAGAAAATGGACAGATGTAGGAATGAAAGCTTATCTTGATATGAGAGACAGCGGATTTTTAGTATAA